One window from the genome of Nicotiana tomentosiformis chromosome 5, ASM39032v3, whole genome shotgun sequence encodes:
- the LOC138892107 gene encoding uncharacterized protein has product MIFGGDKVNGVMFSAAKKMKISVTHGKRIREAMENNINFITDDADGLLLPHNDALVVSLNVLDFKTKRDHLNHLQETFDILMKYNIKLNPKKCTFGVGSAVVTTFPLRNILHKPELSGRLAKLAVEVSEFDIEYKPRTVIKSQVLANFVANFYLGLMPLAAKVEMLVSGTVSGIWTLFTDRASNVKGSGLEIVLNTPLGETPRQAIRSVPLTNNEAKYEALVSGLELARGLVSKVIEIKCDSQPVVNQVYGIFDTKEECMHQYFNKVQIFLSRFREWSIIHIIREVNVEAQELANLGLSTKMKGSNFGAVVQLLHSVLDVNNYCEVNSTNLIWDWRNEFIEYIRHGKLPEDPKASRTLRTKAARYCLVDSQLYRRSFQGPLARCLGTLEADYVMREVHEGVCGNHSDAVVGSQIDKG; this is encoded by the exons ATGATTTTTGGTGGTGATAAAGTAAATGGGGTGATGTTTTCAGCAGCAAAAAAGATGAAGATATCGGTAACTCATGGCAAGAGGATCCGAGAAGCTATGGAGAATAACATTAACTTCATAACAGATGATGCTGATGGACTTCTTTTACCGCACAATGATGCTCTGGTAGTATCTCTTaatgtcttagattttaaaacTAAAC GAGATCATTTGAATCATCTCCAAGAGACGTTTGACATTTTGATgaaatacaacataaagctcAACCCGAAGAAGTGCACTTTCGGAGTTGGTTCTG cCGTTGTGACAACTTTTCCCTTGAGAAATATCCTTCATAAACCTGAACTATCGGGTCGATTGGCTAAATTGGCAGTTGAAGTTAGTGAATTTGACATTGAATATAAACCCAGGACTGTGATCAAGTCACAAGTTTTAGCCAACTTCGTGGCTAACTTTTATTTGGGATTAATGCCTTTAGCTGCTAAAGTGGAAATGTTAGTATCGGGTACGGTATCGGGTATTTGGACATTGTTTACGGATAGGGCttccaacgtgaaagggtccggtCTTGAGATAGTGTTAAACACTCCCTTGGGTGAAACCCCGAGACAGGCTATTAGAAGTGTGCCattaactaataatgaagccAAGTATGAGGCTTTGGTTTCAGGACTTGAACTAGCTCGGGGACTAGTCTCCAAGGTTATCGAAATAAAGTGTGACTCCCAGCCGGTAGTGAACCAGGTGTATGGAATTTTTGACACCAAGGAGGAATGTATGCATCAGTACTTTAATAAAGTTCAGATATTTCTTTCCCGGTTTAGGGAATGGTCAATCATCCATATTATAAGAGAAGTAAATGTGGAAGCACAAGAATTGGCCAATTTGGGGTTGTCCACAAAAATGAAAGGATCTAATTTCGGTGCGGTAGTTCAATTATTGCATTCGGTGTTGGACGTGAACAACTATTGTGAAGTTAACTCAACCAACCTaatttgggattggagaaatgagTTTATAGAATATATAAGGCATGGCAAATTGCCTGAAGACCCAAAAGCATCCCGGACACTTCGTACTAAGGCAGCTCGTTACTGTCTTGTTGACAGTCAGTTATACAGGAGATCGTTCCAAGGACCATTGGCTAGGTGTCTAGGGACATTGGAGGCTGACTACGtgatgagggaagttcacgaaggagTGTGCGGGAACCATTCCGATGCAGTCGTTGGTTCTCAAATTGATAAGGGCTAG